From one Populus alba chromosome 17, ASM523922v2, whole genome shotgun sequence genomic stretch:
- the LOC118037215 gene encoding putative disease resistance protein RGA4, with product MSGTFATTIAQSLIGKLGTFAGQEFCLAWGLEADIARLEKRLKAINAVLSDAEQKQSRNDRIRIWLNDLREVLYDAEDVLDEIECETLRREVVKTTGSTCRKVRRFFSSSNKIAFRLRMGHQIKSIIERLAEISSLKSDFNLSEQTTDCSHVLHEETEMNQSFESFSGLVGRDQDKERIINLLAEPFKVGDAHPFVLPIVGMGGLGKTSLANRCTDLDGGELNKKLEEILNGKKYLLLLDDVWNEDAEKWLLLKPLLSKGAGGSKIIVTTRSQRVAEIMGTVAADNLSLLGQEDCLSLFYKCAFKEGQMELYPNLVGIGKEIVEKCKQVPLAVINLGTQLYGKTDETEWKSTLLHRIISLGSRLGLARIAADDMAYGSHGADVFADWELTWHANSVY from the exons ATGTCAGGAACTTTTGCAACCACCATTGCACAATCCCTTATAGGGAAGTTAGGCACTTTTGCTGGTCAAGAATTTTGTTTGGCATGGGGACTTGAAGCTGACATTGCTCGTCTTGAAAAGAGATTGAAAGCCATCAACGCAGTGCTGTCCGATGCTGAGCAGAAACAATCAAGGAATGACAGGATTCGGATCTGGCTCAACGATCTCAGAGAAGTCTTGTATGATGCAGAGGACGTGCTGGACGAAATCGAGTGCGAAACTTTGCGAAGAGAGGTGGTGAAAACAACAGGGAGCACCTGCAGAAAGGTACGGCGCTTCTTTTCAAGCTCTAACAAGATTGCATTCCGTTTAAGAATGGGTCATCAGATAAAGAGCATCATAGAAAGACTAGCTGAGATTTCATCTCTTAAGTCTGACTTCAACCTCAGCGAGCAGACTACTGATTGTAGTCATGTCTTGCATGAGGAAACAGAGATGAACCAATCCTTTGAGAGCTTTTCCGGTCTTGTCGGAAGAGATCAAGACAAAGAACGCATCATCAACCTTTTAGCAGAACCTTTTAAGGTTGGTGATGCACATCCCTTCGTCCTTCCGATTGTAGGAATGGGAGGCTTGGGGAAGACATCTCTTGCCAATCG ATGTACGGATTTGGATGGGGGTgaacttaataaaaaacttgaagaaatttTGAATGGTAAGAAATACTTGCTTCTTTTGGATGATGTTTGGAATGAAGATGCTGAAAAATGGTTGTTGTTGAAGCCTTTGTTATCAAAAGGTGCTGGTGGAAGTAAGATTATAGTTACTACCCGTAGTCAACGTGTTGCTGAGATTATGGGTACTGTTGCTGCGGACAACCTAAGTCTTCTTGGTCAGGAGGACTGTCTGTCGTTGTTTTACAAGTGTGCATTCAAGGAAGGACAAATGGAGTTGTATCCAAATTTGGTTGGAATTGGGAAAGAAATAGTGGAGAAATGCAAGCAAGTTCCTCTGGCAGTGATTAACTTGGGGACGCAACTGTATGGTAAGACTGATGAAACAGAGTGGAAATCG ACTCTGCTGCACAGAATCATttccctcggctcgcggctcggcttGGCTCGGAtcgcggctgatgacatggCATATGGGTCCCACGGTGCTGACGTGTTTGCTGACTGGGAGCTGACATGGCATGCCAACTCTGTATATTGA